A stretch of the Chlorobiota bacterium genome encodes the following:
- a CDS encoding DNA adenine methylase has translation MIKSPLRYPGGKSRSVDLISTIIPEFDEFREPFLGGGSIFIYAKQRFPNKTFWINDLYFELYKFWEMTQKDVDTLIDKIYEWRNQFPVGKELHKFLNENLANFNDLERGAAFFIYNRITFSGTSLSGGFSEHAFTGRFTESSIQRLNQFAKVINGSTITNLDYEELVNKEGENVFIFLDPPYYSATKSALYGKNGNMHKSFDHVKFAENMKNCKHKWLITYDDSEYIRNLFSFANIMPWELMYGMRNVTAGADQKGKELFISNYLEALPEKQQLTLFEPTEKYE, from the coding sequence ATGATAAAAAGTCCATTAAGATACCCAGGAGGAAAAAGCAGGTCAGTAGATTTAATTTCTACCATTATTCCTGAATTTGACGAATTTAGAGAACCATTTTTAGGTGGTGGTTCTATTTTTATATATGCAAAACAACGATTTCCAAATAAAACATTTTGGATTAACGACCTTTATTTTGAACTCTATAAGTTTTGGGAAATGACCCAAAAAGATGTAGATACACTTATTGATAAAATTTATGAATGGCGTAATCAATTTCCAGTAGGAAAAGAATTGCATAAATTTTTAAATGAAAATTTAGCAAATTTTAATGATTTAGAACGTGGTGCGGCCTTTTTTATTTACAATCGGATTACTTTTTCAGGGACAAGTTTAAGTGGTGGATTTAGCGAACACGCTTTTACAGGTCGCTTTACAGAAAGTAGTATACAACGTTTAAATCAATTTGCAAAAGTCATTAATGGTTCAACTATCACAAACCTTGACTACGAAGAATTAGTAAATAAAGAAGGCGAAAATGTTTTTATTTTTCTTGACCCACCTTATTATTCAGCGACAAAATCTGCATTATATGGTAAAAATGGGAATATGCACAAATCATTTGACCACGTTAAGTTTGCCGAAAATATGAAAAATTGCAAACATAAATGGCTCATAACTTATGACGACAGCGAATACATTAGAAATTTGTTTTCATTTGCAAACATTATGCCTTGGGAACTTATGTACGGAATGCGAAATGTAACAGCAGGTGCAGACCAAAAAGGAAAAGAACTATTTATATCAAATTATTTAGAAGCGTTGCCCGAAAAACAACAATTGACATTATTTGAACCAACAGAAAAATATGAATAG
- a CDS encoding T9SS type A sorting domain-containing protein, translating into MRLLFFYITLFLVFNNAFSQSIESSLVLPSTIGTDYYTAFLPNDNASASRFMGLYLTSEKNTVCTIEIPNQPSKTVKLEAGKTSIINIDLTLEQKVSEVPIYGSIHITSRIPISVFTLNSRNKSSAGFAVIPINFWGTSYLSVTLPNADNDKVCQFLIIASEDSTQVTVIPSANTTKYSANQKVNFKLNKGQTYLVRARQGELGVRDLTSSVIKSNKPIGLICGHTRTPITVDAKYQTGLFSSHQSFMMLPDSLWGKEYIAIPSRSEGDRFRVVASKDSTRLIVKNLRPFLPADIDTFKMDRGDVLDLSQINFLRLNNTTIWSSNNPVFISQLRVSGGDFPVADNAPSMIPLVPISSYSSNTIFSAPIDINSDNFKTHKVVIIAKGDKLKAISDSSNPLNKITLDGVKLIEKFSSINFNQINKSDWYWDTINISSGSHIMVSSPEFPICTELIGGNAVGDFYRWTNPTWITQIEPDTKAPVFLGVIENKVKGTLKVKISDKSQSYSSGINEINLFNSPGWKIVDDGISGNLNDDAEPIFKAISDPSGELLISISDNDGNSNNVKIYDNICFKTALIRDTIIRISIEQNKSTSIFKELTTNICNDSSKIKLIDLTSGDAIKHLKVEFVNYKVPFILNPNLKAGIKITASPDIYTLPGLYKALLRVMADDSTLLIPIELEVKNIGTVDFVSTNKIALISPNPFRNYLIISINDKSISSVTIMNILGQEIYSFPIENLIQRSLIWDCKDIHGNLQPAGTYFIRFSKVNKKYLSKIVLID; encoded by the coding sequence TTGAGATTATTATTTTTTTATATAACTCTGTTTTTAGTTTTTAATAATGCTTTTTCACAAAGCATTGAGTCATCTTTAGTTCTTCCATCAACAATTGGCACAGATTATTATACAGCATTCTTGCCAAATGATAATGCTTCTGCTTCTAGATTTATGGGTCTTTATTTAACTTCTGAAAAGAACACAGTTTGTACTATTGAAATTCCTAATCAACCATCTAAAACTGTTAAATTAGAAGCTGGTAAAACATCAATTATAAATATTGATTTAACTTTAGAACAAAAGGTTTCTGAAGTTCCAATTTATGGTTCAATTCATATCACATCAAGGATTCCAATTTCTGTATTTACACTTAACTCACGTAATAAATCATCTGCTGGGTTTGCAGTAATTCCAATAAATTTTTGGGGTACTAGTTATTTATCTGTTACTCTTCCAAATGCAGACAATGACAAAGTTTGCCAATTCTTAATTATAGCTTCAGAAGATAGTACACAAGTTACAGTAATTCCAAGTGCAAACACTACAAAGTATTCTGCAAATCAGAAAGTAAACTTCAAATTAAATAAAGGACAAACTTATTTAGTTAGAGCAAGGCAAGGTGAGCTTGGAGTTAGAGATTTAACTTCTTCTGTTATTAAATCGAATAAACCAATTGGTTTGATTTGTGGGCACACTAGAACTCCTATCACTGTTGATGCTAAATACCAAACTGGACTTTTTAGTTCACATCAATCATTTATGATGTTGCCAGACAGTCTATGGGGAAAAGAATATATTGCAATACCATCAAGAAGTGAAGGAGATAGATTTAGAGTAGTTGCTTCCAAAGATAGTACTCGCTTAATAGTTAAAAATTTAAGACCATTTTTACCTGCAGATATTGACACATTTAAAATGGATAGAGGTGATGTTTTAGATTTATCTCAAATAAATTTTTTACGTTTAAATAATACCACTATTTGGAGTTCAAATAATCCAGTTTTTATTTCTCAGCTTCGTGTTTCTGGTGGAGATTTCCCCGTAGCTGATAATGCTCCTAGTATGATTCCTTTAGTTCCTATTTCTTCATACTCTTCTAATACTATTTTTAGCGCTCCAATTGATATCAATTCCGATAATTTTAAAACTCATAAAGTTGTTATAATTGCTAAAGGCGACAAGTTAAAAGCAATTTCTGATTCTTCAAATCCATTAAATAAAATTACCCTTGATGGAGTTAAATTAATTGAAAAATTTTCAAGCATAAATTTTAATCAAATTAATAAATCTGATTGGTATTGGGATACAATAAATATATCTTCTGGATCTCATATAATGGTTTCATCACCAGAATTTCCAATTTGCACAGAATTAATAGGAGGTAATGCTGTTGGGGATTTTTATAGATGGACAAATCCTACATGGATAACTCAAATTGAACCTGATACAAAAGCTCCAGTTTTTTTAGGAGTTATTGAAAATAAAGTAAAGGGCACTTTAAAAGTTAAAATCTCAGATAAATCACAGAGTTATTCGAGTGGAATAAATGAAATTAATCTTTTTAATTCACCTGGTTGGAAAATTGTTGATGATGGAATTTCTGGTAACCTAAATGATGATGCTGAACCTATATTTAAAGCCATATCAGATCCAAGCGGTGAATTATTAATTTCGATATCAGATAATGATGGGAATAGTAATAATGTTAAAATATATGATAACATTTGTTTTAAAACTGCTTTAATTAGGGATACTATTATTAGGATTTCTATAGAACAGAATAAATCTACTTCGATTTTTAAAGAGTTAACAACAAATATTTGTAATGATAGTTCAAAAATTAAATTAATTGATTTAACTTCTGGTGACGCTATTAAACATTTAAAAGTTGAGTTTGTTAACTATAAAGTTCCTTTTATCCTAAATCCAAATTTAAAAGCTGGTATTAAAATAACTGCTTCTCCAGATATATATACATTACCAGGCCTTTATAAAGCTTTGCTTAGAGTTATGGCGGATGATTCTACACTTTTAATACCGATTGAACTTGAAGTTAAAAATATTGGAACAGTTGATTTTGTTTCAACTAATAAAATTGCCTTAATTTCCCCAAATCCATTTCGTAATTATTTAATTATATCAATTAATGATAAAAGTATTTCATCAGTCACAATAATGAACATTCTAGGACAAGAAATTTATTCATTTCCTATTGAAAATTTGATACAAAGAAGTTTAATTTGGGATTGTAAAGACATACATGGTAATTTACAACCAGCTGGCACTTATTTTATTAGATTTAGTAAGGTTAATAAAAAGTATTTATCTAAAATTGTACTTATTGATTAG
- a CDS encoding tyrosine-type recombinase/integrase: protein MAKINKSVSLHTLRQSYATHLLEGGTNLRYIQELLVHKSPKTTQIYTHVSTEGLGRVVSPIEKMKLKL, encoded by the coding sequence TTGGCAAAAATAAATAAAAGTGTTAGCTTGCATACATTAAGACAAAGTTATGCAACGCATTTATTAGAAGGCGGAACTAATTTGAGATACATTCAAGAATTGTTAGTCCATAAAAGTCCAAAAACAACTCAAATTTATACTCATGTTAGTACTGAAGGACTTGGTAGAGTTGTAAGTCCAATTGAAAAAATGAAATTAAAACTATGA
- a CDS encoding transposase, whose amino-acid sequence MSKKQSSLRAEAQKLFYKEEFKQKIVNEVLSGKLNKTQASNLYGIIGKATILYWIRQSQGLSGRDLALPKQIANFTEMKKNFTDKKLEEENKELRVLLRVAELRADLWQRNIEITEEKFDIEITKKFRAQALHQLKSKDQKKK is encoded by the coding sequence ATGAGTAAAAAACAAAGTTCTCTTCGAGCCGAAGCACAAAAACTTTTCTATAAAGAAGAGTTCAAACAAAAAATTGTAAATGAAGTATTGAGTGGTAAACTCAATAAAACTCAGGCATCTAATCTTTATGGTATAATAGGCAAAGCAACTATACTTTATTGGATCAGACAAAGCCAGGGTCTGAGTGGAAGAGACTTAGCTCTACCCAAACAAATTGCTAATTTTACCGAAATGAAAAAGAATTTTACAGACAAAAAACTTGAAGAAGAAAATAAAGAGCTTCGGGTGCTTTTACGTGTGGCAGAACTGCGAGCTGACCTCTGGCAACGCAACATTGAAATTACAGAAGAAAAGTTTGATATTGAAATCACGAAAAAGTTTAGAGCCCAAGCATTGCATCAATTAAAGAGCAAAGACCAAAAGAAAAAGTAA
- a CDS encoding helix-hairpin-helix domain-containing protein produces the protein MKPIENLSSKLGITRSDVIIAFSLSAIGIIGFVFSLFSNDNVDVQTKDMLKLAIRYDSIINANTDKNIENVINKQFQSDTIFSNSNDTNSLNNTKTNSELTLFIPSSNIENSSNINDYKHNESYKKDLPKVKIDINNDPIDDLIKLPGVGQSIAEKIIEYRKLNKFSSTTDLLNVSGIGDKKYNKMKNFIKVK, from the coding sequence ATGAAACCAATTGAGAACTTATCCTCAAAGTTAGGTATTACCAGATCAGATGTTATAATTGCATTTTCATTAAGTGCAATTGGAATAATAGGTTTTGTATTTTCACTTTTTTCAAATGATAATGTAGATGTTCAAACTAAAGATATGCTCAAACTTGCAATTCGATACGATTCAATTATAAACGCTAATACCGATAAAAATATTGAAAATGTTATTAATAAACAATTTCAATCTGATACTATTTTTTCAAATTCTAATGATACTAACTCTTTAAATAACACCAAAACAAATTCTGAATTAACATTATTTATTCCCTCAAGTAATATTGAAAATAGTTCAAATATTAACGACTATAAACACAATGAAAGTTATAAAAAGGATTTACCAAAAGTAAAAATAGATATAAATAATGATCCTATTGATGATTTGATTAAGTTACCTGGTGTTGGGCAATCTATTGCAGAAAAAATTATTGAGTATAGAAAATTAAATAAGTTTTCATCGACAACAGATCTTTTAAATGTTTCCGGTATCGGTGACAAAAAGTATAACAAAATGAAAAATTTTATAAAAGTTAAATGA
- the rsmD gene encoding 16S rRNA (guanine(966)-N(2))-methyltransferase RsmD, with translation MRIISGELRGRLINSIKVDGLRPTTDRVRESLFSILNSRINFNNLKVLDLYSGTGALGIESLSRGALSCDFIELNKMCSNNITQNINGLNLIQRAKVYNMDCIEFLLNSKTDNYELIFADPPYFSSAYFNLNSSDLISRTLKFSGIFVFEHSNFIKDLQFTNLKLLLTRSFGESVLTFYTK, from the coding sequence ATGAGAATTATTTCAGGGGAACTGCGTGGAAGATTAATTAATAGTATTAAAGTAGATGGTTTAAGACCAACAACTGATAGAGTAAGAGAAAGTTTATTTAGTATACTTAATTCAAGAATTAATTTTAACAATTTAAAAGTTTTGGATTTGTATTCTGGTACTGGAGCTTTAGGAATTGAATCATTAAGTCGTGGTGCTTTATCTTGCGATTTTATTGAACTTAATAAAATGTGTTCAAACAATATAACTCAGAATATTAATGGTCTAAATTTAATTCAAAGAGCAAAAGTTTACAACATGGATTGTATTGAATTTCTATTGAATTCCAAAACTGATAATTATGAGTTAATTTTTGCAGACCCTCCTTATTTTTCAAGTGCATATTTTAATTTGAATTCTTCAGATTTAATTTCTAGAACTTTAAAATTTTCAGGTATTTTTGTTTTTGAGCATTCAAATTTTATTAAAGATTTGCAATTTACTAATTTAAAATTGCTTCTCACAAGGTCTTTTGGTGAATCAGTTTTAACTTTTTATACTAAATAA
- a CDS encoding carboxymuconolactone decarboxylase family protein: MSNYYESSDLGRFAEVGKHNKELMDKFFEYYAMATSTEGALSKREKQLIGLAVAHTIQCPYCIDAYTQGCLENGADPSQMTEAIHVVGAVRGGASLVHGVQMLNKLEKLGA, encoded by the coding sequence ATGTCAAATTATTACGAATCATCAGATTTAGGGAGATTTGCTGAAGTTGGAAAGCATAATAAAGAGTTAATGGATAAGTTTTTTGAATATTATGCAATGGCAACAAGTACAGAAGGAGCATTATCTAAAAGGGAGAAACAATTGATAGGTTTAGCTGTAGCACATACTATTCAATGTCCATATTGTATAGATGCATATACTCAAGGTTGTCTAGAAAATGGTGCAGATCCAAGCCAAATGACTGAAGCAATTCATGTTGTAGGAGCTGTTAGGGGTGGAGCATCTTTAGTTCACGGTGTACAAATGTTAAACAAATTAGAAAAACTTGGTGCTTGA
- a CDS encoding RNA polymerase sigma factor, whose product MSLADVFIKRSNQNISELTDDELMSLIGSGDKFAFQVIYEKYKARIFHFCLRTLNDREAAKDVLQEVFIRVFKKNESYKKGTSFPGWLHSIARNLCLNVIRDRKITVEFDEFNFGYNALDTSEQDVLLSEILNKEIQRLPDIYREAIILFEYEGYSYPQICELINVPLSTVRFRIFKAREILRGKLASLFKFPEE is encoded by the coding sequence ATGTCGCTTGCAGATGTGTTTATAAAACGTAGCAATCAAAACATATCCGAGCTCACAGATGATGAATTAATGAGTTTAATTGGTAGTGGCGATAAGTTCGCATTCCAAGTAATTTATGAAAAGTATAAAGCTAGAATATTCCATTTTTGTTTGAGAACTTTAAATGACCGAGAAGCTGCAAAAGATGTATTACAAGAAGTTTTCATAAGAGTTTTCAAGAAAAATGAATCCTATAAAAAAGGGACTAGTTTCCCAGGTTGGTTGCATTCTATTGCTCGTAATTTGTGCTTAAATGTTATTAGAGATAGAAAAATTACTGTAGAATTTGATGAATTTAATTTTGGCTATAATGCATTAGATACATCAGAACAAGATGTGCTTTTGAGTGAAATATTAAACAAAGAAATACAAAGGTTACCAGATATATATAGGGAAGCAATTATTTTATTTGAATACGAAGGTTATTCATATCCACAAATTTGTGAGTTAATTAATGTTCCTTTATCAACTGTTAGATTCCGAATTTTTAAAGCTCGAGAAATTTTAAGAGGAAAACTTGCATCATTATTCAAATTTCCAGAAGAGTAA